One part of the Kryptolebias marmoratus isolate JLee-2015 linkage group LG2, ASM164957v2, whole genome shotgun sequence genome encodes these proteins:
- the LOC108240477 gene encoding transmembrane protein 255B encodes MTAIIQGAAGKEQKTSAMNKAAEVTMRVRRALWLVLGMLGVSVVLVVLGVYTMTRTESLNVTGYASGVILTLGSFLGLLGLLLEENRKHLLTAAIVFLSAGIISSFLCLVIDGVCVALSVDIRPLKAGRCQHYSSGSSYIYENFYTTVPCWNLKESCNLSVRSGTCYCCDLYDCANGDYLSSYYEFVGVQSCEDVFELYVLIWTLSSLNLVAFFTGTVLTAVLGSLKCLTTTRLFLDSAGSGGPSPTAPLLMEADSHTARQLCPVSVQ; translated from the exons AAGTAACGATGCGGGTCAGGAGAGCGCTGTGGCTGGTACTGGGCATGCTCGGTGTGTCCGTGGTGCTGGTGGTGCTGGGAGTCTACACGATGACCCGCACCGAGAGCCTGAACGTGACCGGATACGCCTCTGGAGTCATT CTGACCCTGGGCTCTTTCCTGGGACTCCTGGGACTCCTCCTGGAAGAAAACCGAAAGCATCTG CTGACAGCTGCCATCGTCTTCCTGAGCGCAGGGATCATCTCCTCCTTTCTGTGCCTGGTGATCGACGGCGTCTGCGTGGCCCTAAGCGTG gacaTTCGTCCACTGAAGGCAGGAAGGTGTCAGCATtacagcagcggcagcagctacATCTACGAGAACTTCTACACCACC GTGCCGTGTTGGAATCTGAAGGAGTCGTGTAACCTGTCGGTTCGGAGCGGGACCTGTTACTGCTGCGACCTGTACGACTGCGCCAA TGGAGACTACCTCAGCAGCTACTATGAGTTTGTTGGCGTGCAGAGCTGTGAAGACGTCTTCGAGCTGTATGTTTTAATTTGGACCCTCTCCAGCCTGAACCTCGTGGCCTTCTTCACAGGAACCGTGCTCACGGCAGTGCTGGGCAGCCTCAAGTGTTTG ACGACTACCAGGCTTTTTCTTGACTCAGCTGGAAGTGGAGGACCTTCTCCTACGGCTCCTCTATTAATGGAGGCCGACTCACACACAGCTCGGCAGCTTTGTCCAGTCAGTGttcagtaa